One part of the Herbiconiux aconitum genome encodes these proteins:
- a CDS encoding alpha/beta hydrolase family protein: protein MGFFGVDFSARLRLSKTVVAAASLFVLAGVAVTGCTSGAGAVSTASPETVEGGSYAGGTGVGEVDPTTDGQFGIPDFYTPPSPLPKGEHGDIIDSEEVPAPDGARAWRILYLSELHDGTPVAASGFVVAPEGDAPEGGRKVVAWAHGTEGGGRNCAPSLAPKPAVDLVDFFTYESPFQQDVGVPALTEMLDAGYVVVATDYQGLGTPGVQQYTVLDSETNNVWDSVKAAQQIKATKAGDDMVVLGWSQGGGASVWMAQDTSYGAPLNLLGAAALAPAADNGPQFAGQVAPGPENSTSVAHAAALQLNVYRGFLAAYPELKASDVVTKEGEEALAAAGVQCVNHLAYVFSSNLTTPFETLIQPTTPADWQKRLDENTPGYVAPTAPLLVMQGTADTVVNPNGTTQYYERACGFGQPVEYTIYNGATHQTIPGDAKGEYTAWIADRFTGEPAPTTCAPAGSTQTAPTPLPTPSPLPTPAATAAPAPAN, encoded by the coding sequence ATGGGGTTCTTCGGGGTTGATTTTTCGGCGCGCCTGCGCCTGTCCAAGACGGTCGTCGCTGCGGCGTCGCTGTTCGTTCTCGCCGGAGTGGCGGTGACCGGCTGCACCTCGGGTGCGGGAGCGGTGAGTACCGCCTCTCCGGAAACAGTCGAAGGCGGCTCGTACGCCGGCGGCACCGGGGTGGGTGAGGTCGATCCCACCACCGACGGGCAGTTCGGCATCCCCGACTTCTACACGCCGCCGTCGCCGCTGCCGAAGGGTGAGCACGGCGACATCATCGACTCCGAAGAGGTTCCGGCACCGGATGGCGCGCGAGCCTGGCGCATCCTCTACCTCTCCGAACTCCACGACGGCACCCCGGTGGCGGCGTCGGGCTTCGTGGTGGCACCCGAAGGCGACGCGCCCGAGGGCGGCCGCAAGGTCGTGGCCTGGGCGCACGGCACCGAAGGCGGTGGCCGCAACTGCGCTCCGTCGCTCGCGCCGAAGCCGGCCGTCGACCTGGTCGACTTCTTCACCTACGAGAGCCCCTTCCAACAGGATGTCGGGGTGCCCGCGCTCACCGAGATGCTCGACGCAGGCTACGTCGTGGTCGCGACCGACTACCAGGGTCTCGGCACCCCGGGAGTGCAGCAGTACACGGTGCTCGACTCCGAGACCAACAACGTGTGGGACTCGGTGAAGGCCGCGCAGCAGATCAAGGCCACCAAGGCGGGCGACGACATGGTCGTGCTCGGCTGGTCGCAGGGCGGCGGCGCATCCGTCTGGATGGCGCAGGACACCTCCTACGGGGCTCCGCTCAACCTGCTCGGCGCCGCGGCACTCGCGCCGGCGGCCGACAACGGCCCGCAGTTCGCGGGGCAGGTGGCGCCCGGCCCGGAGAACTCGACCTCGGTGGCACACGCCGCGGCCCTGCAGTTGAACGTCTACCGCGGCTTCCTCGCCGCGTATCCCGAGCTCAAGGCCTCGGATGTCGTCACCAAGGAGGGTGAGGAGGCCCTCGCCGCCGCGGGGGTGCAGTGCGTCAACCACCTCGCGTACGTGTTCAGCTCGAACCTCACCACACCGTTCGAGACGCTCATCCAGCCCACCACACCGGCCGACTGGCAGAAGCGCCTCGACGAGAACACGCCCGGCTACGTGGCGCCGACTGCTCCGCTGCTGGTGATGCAGGGCACCGCCGACACCGTCGTGAACCCGAACGGAACCACGCAGTACTACGAGCGGGCCTGCGGATTCGGGCAGCCGGTCGAGTACACGATCTACAACGGTGCGACGCACCAGACCATCCCGGGCGACGCGAAGGGCGAGTACACCGCCTGGATCGCCGACCGCTTCACGGGCGAGCCGGCGCCCACCACCTGTGCCCCCGCCGGCAGCACGCAGACGGCGCCCACGCCCCTCCCGACCCCGTCCCCCCTGCCGACCCCAGCGGCGACGGCAGCGCCCGCTCCGGCGAACTGA
- a CDS encoding dihydrofolate reductase family protein yields MTGRIQIDLFSTLDGVQQAPGGPDEDTDGGFAFGGWQAPVMDEADGEQIMAGIRAMDALLLGRRTYDIFAGFWPRQLDGADSEIARKFDGIPKYVASRGTPALSWRDSHLIGGDLATEVAALRERHSDIHVIGSIDFARSLVAEGLFDQLNLWVYPIVLGAGKRLFPDDGLPTTLELLAPPTSSPKGTLFLRYGPGNGAPTAGDMSRADRGV; encoded by the coding sequence ATGACCGGACGCATCCAGATCGACCTCTTCAGCACTCTCGACGGCGTGCAGCAGGCCCCGGGCGGGCCCGACGAAGACACCGACGGCGGGTTCGCCTTCGGTGGCTGGCAAGCACCCGTCATGGACGAGGCCGACGGCGAGCAGATCATGGCGGGAATCCGAGCCATGGACGCCTTGCTGCTGGGCCGCCGCACCTACGACATCTTCGCCGGGTTCTGGCCGAGACAGCTCGACGGCGCCGACAGCGAGATCGCGCGCAAGTTCGACGGCATCCCGAAGTACGTCGCCTCGCGGGGCACGCCGGCCCTGAGCTGGCGCGACTCGCACCTGATCGGGGGCGACCTCGCGACCGAGGTGGCGGCCCTGAGGGAGCGGCACAGCGACATCCACGTCATCGGCAGCATCGACTTCGCCCGCTCGCTCGTGGCGGAGGGGCTGTTCGACCAGCTGAACCTGTGGGTCTATCCGATCGTTCTCGGGGCCGGCAAGCGGCTGTTCCCCGACGACGGGCTCCCCACGACTCTCGAGTTGCTCGCACCTCCGACCTCCTCTCCGAAGGGCACCCTGTTCCTGAGGTACGGGCCGGGGAACGGCGCGCCCACGGCCGGCGACATGTCGCGTGCCGACCGCGGGGTCTGA
- a CDS encoding glycoside hydrolase domain-containing protein, producing MIDHVDPFIGTEATALPEPTGLAASWWWPKPQIGNTHPGATHPLGMVSACAYSGAYPTGYGRYDLSLEGVPPTIYDAQLASGFTHFQQSGTGAIRKYYNYFRVTPMVEPLDVLGRTWALTEEQASPGYYTTTLDSGIAAEITVGPKSAVHRYTFPQHPNARIVIDFSLGGLAIPYGSTIPLRAHLETISPGVASGVVVAEGAPIAVHVECDAPQWRQMLWYDRRLMPGGTRLDFDHIRPTTLRPFGLMWAGPSESGQTIELRIGFSLRGVEQAERNLRADCGPGPARFDSRRERTQKTWRKHLKTITVDTPSPERKTVFSTALYHSLIKPSFAHSESPFWPSDGPFAFDIATMWDIYRTQLPLLTALQPEKAVELANALLTICEEEGNFPIGYRMARGSDRFSRQGSALAHTFLADLCQLGVPGIDWDWALVHMSDDLRRTYGEEYLLRGEAHPITHTLDIAFGYWCTAQVARHVGDRALATQFEELAARWVNAFDPTTGLLKDSTYYEGSRYNYSFRLQHDMAGRIEVSGGREQFVAQLDEFFGFGAPPVQQLGIAPGVPELVAGYQLGRFEGLNNEPDMDAPWAYHYAGRPDRTAEVVHNAVHQQFGTGRGGLPGNDDSGGLSSWFVWASLGLFPVAGQNLVLVNAPSFAAAQIAVGGGVFSVRTAGFREPVAGGPVQYVQAATLNGQPLERSWLRGAEFHAGGELLIELGPEPSDWGTQQVPPSSSSSSSSKSSTPLAATHDTATTAMTAMTEPAALTVPATTTAPSNGTGATITTATTGTPTTTGTTTTTGETP from the coding sequence ATGATCGACCACGTCGACCCGTTCATCGGCACCGAGGCCACGGCGCTGCCCGAGCCCACGGGGCTCGCGGCGAGCTGGTGGTGGCCGAAGCCGCAGATCGGCAACACGCATCCGGGTGCCACGCATCCGCTCGGCATGGTGTCGGCGTGCGCCTACTCCGGCGCCTATCCGACGGGCTACGGGCGCTACGACCTCAGCCTGGAGGGCGTGCCGCCCACGATCTACGACGCGCAACTGGCGAGCGGATTCACGCACTTCCAGCAGTCGGGAACGGGCGCGATCCGCAAGTACTACAACTACTTCCGGGTGACCCCGATGGTGGAGCCGCTGGATGTGCTCGGCCGCACCTGGGCGCTCACCGAGGAGCAGGCGTCGCCCGGGTATTACACGACCACTCTCGACTCCGGCATCGCTGCGGAGATCACCGTGGGCCCGAAGAGCGCCGTTCACCGGTACACCTTTCCGCAGCATCCGAATGCCCGCATCGTGATCGACTTCTCGCTCGGTGGGCTGGCCATTCCGTACGGCTCGACCATTCCGTTGCGGGCCCACCTCGAGACCATCTCGCCGGGTGTGGCCAGTGGTGTCGTGGTGGCCGAGGGCGCCCCGATCGCCGTGCACGTCGAGTGCGATGCGCCGCAGTGGCGGCAGATGCTCTGGTACGACCGCCGGCTGATGCCGGGCGGAACGCGGCTCGACTTCGACCACATCCGGCCCACGACACTGCGCCCGTTCGGGCTGATGTGGGCGGGGCCGAGCGAGTCGGGGCAGACCATCGAGCTTCGCATCGGCTTCTCGTTGCGCGGCGTCGAGCAGGCCGAGCGCAACCTTCGCGCCGACTGCGGGCCAGGGCCCGCGCGGTTCGACTCACGGCGCGAGCGCACCCAGAAGACCTGGCGCAAGCACCTCAAGACCATCACGGTCGACACCCCCTCGCCCGAGCGCAAGACGGTGTTCTCGACCGCGCTCTACCACTCGCTCATCAAGCCGTCGTTCGCACACTCGGAAAGCCCCTTCTGGCCGAGCGACGGCCCGTTCGCCTTCGACATCGCGACGATGTGGGACATCTACCGCACCCAACTGCCCCTGCTCACCGCACTGCAGCCCGAGAAGGCCGTCGAGCTGGCCAACGCGTTGCTGACCATCTGCGAGGAGGAGGGCAACTTTCCGATCGGCTACCGGATGGCGCGCGGCAGCGACCGCTTCTCGCGCCAGGGCAGCGCGCTCGCGCACACCTTCCTCGCCGATCTGTGCCAGCTCGGCGTGCCGGGAATCGACTGGGACTGGGCGCTCGTGCACATGAGCGACGACCTGCGGCGCACCTACGGCGAGGAGTATCTGCTGCGCGGGGAGGCGCATCCGATCACCCATACCCTCGACATCGCGTTCGGCTACTGGTGCACGGCCCAGGTGGCGCGGCACGTGGGCGACCGGGCGCTCGCCACCCAGTTCGAGGAGCTCGCCGCGCGCTGGGTCAACGCCTTCGACCCCACCACCGGGTTGCTCAAGGACTCCACCTACTACGAGGGCAGCCGCTACAACTATTCGTTCCGTCTGCAGCACGACATGGCGGGACGGATCGAGGTGAGCGGCGGGCGCGAACAGTTCGTCGCCCAACTCGACGAGTTCTTCGGATTCGGTGCGCCGCCGGTGCAGCAGCTCGGTATCGCACCCGGGGTGCCCGAGCTGGTCGCGGGCTATCAACTCGGCCGCTTCGAAGGTCTCAACAACGAACCCGACATGGATGCGCCGTGGGCCTACCATTACGCCGGTCGCCCTGACCGCACGGCCGAGGTGGTGCACAACGCGGTGCATCAGCAGTTCGGCACGGGTCGCGGCGGACTGCCCGGCAACGACGACTCGGGCGGTCTCAGCTCGTGGTTCGTCTGGGCATCGCTCGGGTTGTTCCCGGTGGCCGGGCAGAACCTCGTGCTGGTGAACGCGCCGTCGTTCGCCGCCGCGCAGATCGCGGTGGGTGGGGGAGTGTTCTCGGTGCGCACCGCGGGGTTCCGTGAGCCGGTTGCGGGCGGCCCGGTGCAGTACGTGCAAGCGGCCACGCTCAACGGGCAACCGCTCGAACGCAGCTGGTTGCGCGGCGCGGAGTTCCACGCCGGCGGCGAGCTGCTGATCGAACTCGGGCCCGAACCGAGCGACTGGGGCACGCAGCAGGTGCCGCCGTCGTCATCATCGTCGTCGTCGTCCAAGTCGTCCACGCCCCTCGCGGCGACGCACGACACGGCCACGACGGCCATGACCGCCATGACCGAACCGGCGGCCCTGACCGTCCCGGCCACCACGACAGCTCCGTCCAACGGGACGGGCGCGACCATCACGACTGCCACCACTGGCACGCCCACCACCACAGGCACGACCACCACGACAGGAGAGACCCCATGA
- a CDS encoding glycosyltransferase encodes MNAIRNRLVIVVRADPVICGHSVEGRNLAETALTRGFDEVRIVTWPIERLDAAGLPLKPLDSVLPYSPGIIVERPAPVGDYKVPDGRYLAGITGRLVELFTDGVPTVALSLYLSPHTIAVADAVRAAWGTGLPVNVTTIAEAVGSDVTNVVRTAVEEGRLGAAAHILSSYLSQDHCVAVSEYTRDLIISEAARVDEQHGTRFAEQCRERIAVSYPAIDAAAYLDLDPGTTDSLLEARGLARDGYLLFLSRLTDAKGVDDLIAGFEQSELAASTSMPLVIAGRGPQAEALRELASRSPLASRIRFLDDVGDAEKPFLMAGCAAFVLPSKPRPEFVETFGIALAEKMLAGGGPVITTLTGGIGEAIGDHAIVVPVSDPAAIAAAIDQAVLHTTPAARAAGAEAARAYALQFDRHAVFDKLFAPVALAEPLPQAL; translated from the coding sequence ATGAACGCGATCCGAAACCGACTCGTCATCGTCGTTCGCGCCGATCCGGTCATCTGCGGCCACTCGGTCGAAGGTCGCAACCTCGCCGAGACGGCGCTGACCCGCGGCTTCGACGAGGTGCGCATCGTCACCTGGCCGATCGAGCGCCTGGACGCCGCCGGCCTGCCACTCAAACCCCTCGATTCGGTGCTGCCCTACAGCCCGGGAATCATCGTGGAGCGACCCGCGCCGGTGGGCGACTACAAGGTGCCCGACGGGCGCTACCTGGCCGGCATCACCGGACGCCTGGTGGAGCTGTTCACCGACGGAGTGCCGACGGTCGCGCTCTCGCTCTACCTGAGCCCCCACACCATCGCGGTGGCCGACGCCGTTCGGGCGGCGTGGGGCACCGGCCTGCCGGTGAACGTCACCACGATCGCCGAGGCCGTCGGCTCGGATGTCACCAACGTGGTGCGCACCGCGGTCGAAGAGGGCCGTTTGGGAGCGGCCGCGCACATCCTCTCGTCGTACCTCTCGCAGGATCACTGCGTCGCCGTCTCGGAGTACACCCGCGACCTCATCATCTCCGAGGCCGCACGGGTCGACGAACAGCACGGCACGCGCTTCGCCGAGCAGTGCCGGGAGCGCATCGCGGTGTCGTATCCAGCGATCGACGCGGCCGCCTATCTCGACCTCGACCCCGGCACGACCGATTCGCTGTTGGAGGCTCGCGGGCTCGCGCGCGACGGCTACCTGCTCTTCCTGTCCCGGCTGACGGATGCGAAGGGTGTGGACGACCTGATCGCCGGCTTCGAGCAGAGCGAACTCGCCGCCTCGACGTCGATGCCCTTGGTGATCGCGGGCCGCGGACCGCAGGCCGAGGCGCTTCGGGAACTGGCCTCGCGCTCGCCGCTGGCGTCGCGCATCCGGTTCCTCGACGACGTCGGAGATGCCGAGAAGCCGTTCCTGATGGCCGGATGCGCCGCCTTCGTCTTGCCGTCGAAGCCGCGCCCCGAGTTCGTGGAGACCTTCGGCATCGCGCTGGCCGAGAAGATGCTGGCGGGCGGTGGGCCGGTGATCACCACGCTCACGGGTGGCATCGGCGAGGCGATCGGCGACCACGCGATCGTGGTGCCGGTGAGCGACCCCGCGGCGATCGCGGCGGCGATCGACCAGGCGGTGCTGCACACGACGCCCGCCGCGCGCGCCGCCGGCGCGGAGGCCGCGCGTGCCTACGCCCTCCAGTTCGATCGGCACGCGGTCTTCGACAAGCTCTTCGCCCCCGTCGCGCTGGCCGAACCGCTTCCGCAGGCCCTCTGA
- a CDS encoding TMEM175 family protein: MGEQTESRREVDAEKGVDRLVFFSDAVIAISITLIVLPLVDVARDPGSGTAAEFFTQNGPGLLAAAVSFLVIGSFWREHHRMFNRAVGFNRTLVTVNLLWLAGIAFLPLATVLQVGASREDRLAAIVYIGTIGVTMALLRVDELVLARTGLLEPGAAPGNRRLLSHWVGVVLCFIAAGVVGVWPQLGLYPLLLMLLSSPIQRLIVRPRTAP; the protein is encoded by the coding sequence ATGGGCGAGCAGACGGAGTCGCGGCGCGAAGTGGACGCCGAGAAGGGCGTCGACCGGCTGGTGTTCTTCAGCGACGCCGTGATCGCGATCTCGATCACGCTGATCGTGCTGCCCCTGGTCGACGTGGCGCGCGACCCCGGCTCAGGCACGGCTGCGGAGTTCTTCACCCAGAACGGGCCGGGGCTGCTGGCCGCCGCGGTGAGCTTTCTGGTCATCGGGTCGTTCTGGCGCGAGCACCATCGCATGTTCAACCGGGCCGTCGGCTTCAACCGCACCTTGGTGACGGTGAATCTGCTGTGGCTCGCCGGCATCGCCTTCCTTCCGCTGGCCACCGTGCTGCAGGTCGGCGCCTCACGCGAAGACCGCCTGGCGGCCATCGTCTACATCGGCACGATCGGCGTCACCATGGCACTGCTCCGGGTGGACGAGCTGGTGCTGGCCCGCACCGGGCTGCTGGAGCCCGGAGCGGCACCCGGAAATCGTCGTCTGCTCTCGCACTGGGTGGGCGTGGTGCTCTGCTTCATCGCCGCCGGTGTGGTGGGCGTCTGGCCGCAACTGGGCCTCTACCCGCTGCTCCTGATGCTCCTGTCGTCGCCGATCCAGCGGCTGATCGTCAGGCCTCGGACTGCACCGTAG
- a CDS encoding MDR family MFS transporter, protein MSNSPELEEVADRDDPATSTKPAKTGASAATAGQTTDDGPPQLSQKRIGLIFAALMVAMLLSALDQTILGTALPTIVGDLDGVNHMLWVATAYILASTVVMPVYGKLGDLMGRKSLFVIALSIFVFGSIVGGFANSMEWLIAGRAIQGLGGGGLMILSQAIIADVIPARDRGKYMGFIGVVFGLSSVAGPLLGGLFTDVLSWRLAFWINVPLGIAAIVAAVAFIKLPPVGVGSKPRIDVAGMVTLALAAAGLVLTASWGGTEYDWDSPVIIGLIVLTVVSAVAFVMIERRSSEPVIPMSLFKNRNFTLTTLGGLAIGISMFGAIGYMPTFLQIVNSVNATQSGFMLLPMLGGLLVTAIGGGFLVTKTGRYKWMPIVGSLIIAFALVLFSTMRADTPLWLILTYLTVLGLGIGLAMQVLVLIVQNSVPHRMVGTATAGNNFFREIGASLGSAIVGSLFVARLTDQLASSAAAGGAAAGAVPTDTNALTPAAINALPPEMHQMIVDAYSNALSPVYLYLVPLMLAAALLLCFVKEIPLATTTVQSEA, encoded by the coding sequence ATGTCCAACAGCCCCGAACTCGAAGAAGTCGCCGACCGCGACGACCCGGCCACCTCGACGAAACCTGCTAAGACCGGCGCATCCGCCGCGACCGCCGGCCAGACCACCGACGACGGCCCACCGCAGCTCTCGCAGAAGCGGATCGGCCTCATCTTCGCCGCCCTCATGGTGGCGATGCTCCTCTCGGCACTCGACCAGACCATCCTCGGCACTGCCCTCCCCACCATCGTCGGCGACCTCGACGGCGTGAACCACATGCTCTGGGTGGCGACCGCCTACATCCTCGCCTCCACCGTCGTGATGCCCGTCTACGGCAAGCTCGGCGACCTGATGGGGCGCAAGTCGCTGTTCGTCATCGCACTGTCGATCTTCGTGTTCGGCTCGATCGTGGGCGGATTCGCGAACTCGATGGAGTGGCTGATCGCCGGTCGCGCCATCCAAGGGCTCGGTGGCGGTGGACTGATGATCCTCTCGCAGGCCATCATCGCCGACGTCATCCCGGCCCGCGACCGCGGCAAGTACATGGGGTTCATCGGCGTGGTCTTCGGCCTCTCCTCCGTGGCCGGACCCTTGCTCGGCGGCCTCTTCACCGACGTGCTCAGCTGGCGCCTCGCCTTCTGGATCAACGTTCCCCTCGGCATCGCCGCCATCGTCGCCGCCGTCGCGTTCATCAAGCTGCCACCCGTCGGTGTCGGCTCCAAGCCGCGCATCGACGTGGCCGGAATGGTCACCCTCGCGTTGGCAGCCGCCGGACTCGTGCTCACCGCGTCGTGGGGTGGCACCGAATACGACTGGGACTCCCCCGTCATCATCGGCCTGATCGTCCTCACCGTCGTCTCGGCCGTGGCCTTCGTGATGATCGAACGCCGCTCGAGCGAACCGGTCATCCCGATGTCGCTGTTCAAGAACCGCAACTTCACGCTCACCACCCTCGGCGGGCTCGCGATCGGCATCTCGATGTTCGGCGCCATCGGCTACATGCCGACCTTCCTGCAGATCGTGAACAGCGTGAACGCCACCCAGTCGGGCTTCATGCTGCTGCCGATGCTGGGTGGACTCCTGGTCACCGCGATCGGTGGCGGATTCCTGGTCACGAAGACCGGCCGCTACAAATGGATGCCCATCGTCGGCTCCCTCATCATCGCGTTCGCCCTCGTGCTGTTCTCGACGATGCGTGCCGACACCCCGCTCTGGCTGATCCTCACGTACCTCACCGTGCTCGGCCTCGGCATCGGTCTCGCCATGCAGGTGCTCGTGCTGATCGTGCAGAACTCGGTGCCCCACCGCATGGTGGGCACGGCGACCGCGGGCAACAACTTCTTCCGCGAGATCGGTGCGTCGCTCGGTTCTGCGATCGTCGGCTCGCTGTTCGTGGCGCGGCTCACCGACCAGCTGGCGTCATCCGCTGCGGCCGGCGGAGCAGCGGCCGGTGCGGTGCCGACCGACACCAACGCGCTCACCCCGGCGGCCATCAACGCGCTGCCGCCCGAGATGCACCAGATGATCGTGGATGCCTACTCCAACGCTCTCAGCCCGGTCTACCTCTACCTGGTGCCGCTGATGCTCGCCGCGGCGCTGCTGCTCTGCTTCGTCAAGGAGATCCCGCTGGCGACCACTACGGTGCAGTCCGAGGCCTGA
- a CDS encoding TetR/AcrR family transcriptional regulator, producing MASAPPQPVEETLGLRERKKRETARAIEVAAVELAAELGLAEVTVEAISHRADVTSRTFFNYFASKEDAVLGASKAFGPPVIPTIEYQPGVSVLDLLIAAVRDEIASIDFGTPELQAKRRAVALANPSLLAKDFQRLGAIEEELAEQVERLLRVEGLVPARERTDRAWAIVMFAGAVLRLGLQTWTHESGTRRPVAQHIDSARIHLLGLAADSD from the coding sequence ATGGCATCCGCTCCTCCCCAGCCCGTCGAAGAGACGCTCGGGCTGCGTGAGCGCAAGAAGCGGGAGACCGCGCGCGCCATCGAAGTGGCGGCCGTCGAGCTGGCGGCTGAACTCGGGTTGGCGGAGGTGACGGTCGAAGCCATCAGCCATCGCGCCGACGTGACGAGCCGCACCTTCTTCAACTACTTCGCAAGCAAAGAGGATGCGGTGCTCGGCGCCTCGAAAGCGTTCGGCCCACCGGTCATCCCCACCATCGAATACCAGCCCGGCGTCTCGGTGCTCGACCTGCTCATCGCCGCGGTGCGCGACGAGATCGCCTCGATCGACTTCGGCACACCCGAGCTGCAGGCCAAGCGGCGAGCGGTCGCACTCGCCAATCCCTCCCTCCTCGCGAAGGACTTCCAGCGCCTCGGCGCCATCGAAGAAGAGCTCGCCGAGCAGGTCGAGCGCCTGCTCCGCGTCGAGGGGCTCGTGCCCGCTCGCGAACGCACCGACCGTGCGTGGGCCATCGTGATGTTCGCCGGAGCGGTGCTGCGACTCGGCCTTCAGACCTGGACCCACGAGTCCGGCACCCGCCGGCCCGTCGCTCAGCACATCGACTCCGCCCGCATTCACCTGCTCGGCCTCGCCGCCGACTCCGACTGA
- the dacB gene encoding D-alanyl-D-alanine carboxypeptidase/D-alanyl-D-alanine endopeptidase, with protein MKRIRTTRVAGVLAVLAVASVTAACTAGGSASPSSTAVGSVQSVSGLPDAALAVMNQPQFADGRWLISVEDIDTGETLIDLDAEKMAEPGSFVKTYSAGAAWVKWGPDHTITTPVKQSGSVTDGTLTGDLVLVGQGDLTMGGRTKPDGTVDFTNLDHNDANPLPGATLTTEDPLAGLDDLAAQVKASGISAVNGDVIVDDRLFTGELSKQPVTPIIINQNILDILVTPGTAGEPASVALTPAVAPWTVVNTVQTVAAGEKAALGTPLVSADDPHRIVMSGTIAADSDPALKVFAFDDPAPFARTAFIEALGRAGVTVTADPLAPNPESALPDKAAVEALPAVAELESLPLGEEVKYVMKISYNRGAQTLVCRLAAEAGETDCDAGIPLMQKIWSDAGLDTTGASLIDGSGLDGNFITPKNALDIQTLMAGRPDAERWRNTLPILGVDGSLADVQPDSPAAGHVFAKTGTLLGKDALNDRYRLVTKTLGGVMEAKSGRDLAFTIMVDQGFYSDQLGVFEANDDVGKVAAIIQQAY; from the coding sequence ATGAAGCGAATCCGAACGACGCGCGTGGCCGGCGTGCTCGCCGTGCTGGCGGTCGCATCCGTCACCGCCGCGTGCACCGCAGGCGGGTCGGCGAGCCCGTCGAGCACCGCCGTCGGATCGGTGCAGTCGGTTTCCGGGCTTCCGGATGCCGCACTCGCCGTGATGAATCAGCCGCAGTTCGCCGATGGCCGGTGGCTGATCTCGGTCGAAGACATCGACACGGGCGAGACGTTGATCGACCTCGACGCCGAGAAGATGGCCGAGCCCGGATCGTTCGTCAAGACCTACAGCGCCGGCGCCGCCTGGGTGAAGTGGGGCCCTGACCACACCATCACCACTCCCGTGAAGCAGTCGGGCTCGGTGACCGACGGAACCCTCACCGGCGACCTGGTGCTGGTGGGGCAGGGCGATCTCACGATGGGCGGGCGCACCAAGCCCGACGGCACGGTCGACTTCACGAACCTCGACCACAACGACGCCAACCCCCTCCCAGGAGCGACGCTCACGACCGAGGATCCGCTCGCGGGGCTCGACGATCTCGCCGCCCAGGTGAAGGCATCCGGCATCTCCGCGGTGAACGGCGACGTCATCGTCGACGACCGCCTGTTCACGGGTGAGCTCTCGAAGCAGCCGGTCACGCCCATCATCATCAATCAGAACATCCTCGACATCCTCGTGACGCCGGGCACTGCCGGCGAACCGGCGAGCGTCGCCCTCACCCCGGCGGTCGCGCCGTGGACGGTCGTGAACACCGTGCAGACGGTCGCGGCCGGAGAGAAGGCGGCGCTGGGCACTCCGTTGGTCTCCGCCGACGACCCGCACCGCATCGTGATGAGCGGCACCATCGCCGCCGACAGCGATCCGGCGCTCAAGGTCTTCGCCTTCGACGACCCGGCGCCATTCGCGCGCACCGCCTTCATCGAGGCGCTGGGGCGGGCCGGGGTCACGGTCACGGCTGATCCGCTCGCTCCGAATCCCGAGAGCGCGCTGCCCGACAAGGCCGCTGTCGAGGCGCTTCCCGCCGTGGCAGAGCTCGAATCGCTGCCGCTCGGCGAGGAGGTGAAGTACGTCATGAAGATCAGCTACAACCGCGGTGCGCAGACCCTCGTCTGCCGTCTCGCCGCAGAGGCCGGTGAGACCGACTGCGACGCCGGCATCCCGCTGATGCAGAAGATCTGGAGTGACGCCGGGCTGGACACGACGGGTGCCTCGCTCATCGACGGATCGGGGCTCGACGGCAACTTCATCACGCCGAAGAACGCCCTCGACATCCAGACCCTCATGGCCGGGCGTCCCGATGCGGAGCGGTGGCGTAACACGCTGCCCATCCTGGGCGTCGACGGATCGCTCGCCGATGTGCAGCCCGACAGCCCCGCGGCCGGACACGTTTTCGCGAAGACCGGCACGCTGCTCGGCAAAGACGCGCTGAACGACCGGTATCGCCTCGTCACCAAGACGCTCGGAGGTGTCATGGAGGCCAAGAGCGGGCGGGATCTCGCGTTCACGATCATGGTGGACCAAGGGTTCTACTCCGATCAGCTCGGCGTGTTCGAGGCGAACGACGACGTGGGCAAGGTCGCCGCGATCATCCAGCAGGCCTACTAG